The Methanosphaera sp. WGK6 genomic sequence ACCATATGTTTTAAATCTAGGATCACCTGCAATATATTCTTTAATTTTTTTGAAATCAAGGGTTACAACCCTGTATATTTTAACAGCCACGGAATTTCCATCATCATCAGTACCTAAAAATACATTAGCCTCTTTCCCAGTACTAATAACTCCATTTAAACTATTAATATATCCTTGTTTAGCAAGTTTATATAATACTTTCAATGTTTTATCATCAAAGACTTCACTTGAAACTTGTTTGTCTTCAACACTTTTAATTTTTTTGGTTTCTTCTAACTTTCGAATTTGATTATCTGCATCAATATAATGTTTTTTCAATTAAGAAACCTCCTTTTCTCATATTCTTCTACTATTTCATAATTTTTTTTTGTTTAGTTATTATTAAATAGGATTATTTTAAACTAATATATTAAATTTAAAAGTATTATTTTTTTGAATTCAGTCTTTTAAAAATAATCTTGGAAAATAATGGTTAATTAAAAAATACTTATTCTGTTTGGAGTTTATTATATTAAGAGAATAATTTCTTTAAAAATTAAATTTAATATAATAGTATAAATGAGAAAAATTTCTCAACTTTACTATTCAGATATCCTATTATATTTTTAAAAATCCTCTTCTTTCAAGGTAATTAGCTTCTGTACGAGTATATCTCCAAATTACATCTGCTTTTTCATTACTTTGGAAATCCCATGGTTTTACGAGTACAACATCTCCTTCACGAATCCATATTCGTTTTTTCATTTTACCAGGAATACGACATAATCGTATATTCTTATCATTACATCTTACTTTAAGTTTTCCATGTCCTAAAATTTGTTCAACAACACCTGGAATTTCTCCTTTTCTAGGTGATCTTACACGAATATTTTCTCCACCATTTGGGTTGTTATTATGATTATTCTTTTTATTGTTATTATTAGATTTTTTCAAATTATATATCCTCCATTATGTTCCTATTAGTTATATTTAGTAAAATTATATGATTGTGATTAAATTTTAATATAATTTATTATTTTAATAAATTATTACTATATCTTATGTTATAATATATGTTTTATAAACTATATATTTTTTAGGCTAACTATCTGGGGGAGAAAAAGTTTTGTTAAATTATTTTTTGGTAGTTTTACTTAAATTAGTTGTTTTTATAATACTTTTTTTAAATTGAATCTAATAGTATTCTTTATTTTTTAACTAATTTATAATAATACATTAAAATAGTTCTAAACTTATTATTTCTAAAAAAGAATTACAGTCATATTATTCGAAATTTTTTTTTCATATGTTTTGATGTATAAAATTAATTAATTAATTAATTAACTTTAAAAAATAAAATAAGTATAGTAATAGGAAAAGAATATAATAAAATAGGTTTGTATTATCCTACTTTATTGATTTTAATCAATGATTTTACAGGTACATTATTTAAATCATTAATTCCTTTTTTATCTACAAGAACTGTAACTGCTATAGGTTTTGCACCATGAGCTTTACAAACGGTTATAGCATCAGTCACTGTGGTTCCACTAGTTATAACATCATCTACAATAACAACTGTTTTATTTTTTATATTAGCAAAATTGTTACTTAGAGCGCCTTGTGCTGATTCATTTTTCATATGTTTAATTGGGTGGAATACTGATAATTCTGCATCAAGTAAATTTGCCATCATAGTCGCAAAGGGAACTCCACTAACAGAAATACCAACAACCACATCCACAGTTTCTTCTTCTAAAGCTAAATCAGCTAATGCTCCTGAAATATGTTGCATACGTGCTGAACTAGATCCAATTGTTCTCCAATTTATTGCAAAATCATCTGGTTTTTGTTTAGTTTTATTAACTGTTGTCATCTGCATTATTAACCATTGGGTTGTATCTTTAGATATATTTAATTCATCAGCAATTTCTCCAGTTGTTAATCCTTTGTTTCTAAGTTCTGTTGCTTTTTCAATTAATTTACTATTCATTTTAATCACTATAAGTATATTAATGTTTTATCTTTTGCTGATTTCATTGCAGCATCAACTATGCGTAATGCTTCATAACCATCAGTACCTGTTACTTCAGGTTGTTTTTTTGTTTGAACTGCATTAACAAAAGATCTTAGTTCTTCTTTAAGAGGTTCTTTATTTTCAACTTTAATGTGTTCTACATGATTATTTTCTTGGTATAAGGTCACTGTTTGATTTCCATAGTCTACACTAATTATTCCTTCAAGACCTGTGATATTTAGTTGTCGTTTTTTGTAGGGAGTTAACCAGTTTGTTTCTAATATACTAAGTACACCACTTTCATATTTTGTCATAATTTCTGCATGGTCTTCAAATTCACAATTTTTAAGTTTACTACTCATATTTGCATAAACTGTGTCGGCTTTACTTTCAAATAAATAATTGAATATGTCAATGTCATGAATTGCTAAATCTATTGCCACTCCAACATCTCTTATTCTTGGAGGGTATGGTCCTAATCTTTTTGAATTCGCAGTTACAACTTCTCCAATAGCACCTTCATCTAATAGTCTTTTCGCAACTCTTACAGCAGGATTAAATCGTTCTACATGTCCTGTTGCAAGAATTACTCCAGCATCTTCGGCAGCATTAATCATTTCTTCTGCTTCACTTAATTTTGAAGCTACAGGTTTTTCAACTAATACATTTTTTCCAGCTTCTATTGCTCTCATAACTACATCATGGTGAAATACTGTGGGAACACAAATATTCACTGCTTCTATATCATCAATTTGGAGTATGTTGTCAAAATCAACATATCCTATAGTATTAAATTCCTTGGATACATTATCTAGTGTGCCACGTACCATATCAGATATAGCTACTAAATTTGCATTTTCTAATTCAGAGTATATACGAACATGGTTATAACCCATAGATCCTACTCCTATTACTCCTACATTTGTCTGTTTCATAAAGTATCCTCTCTTAATTTTATTCCAATGGCCTTCGCAGTGTCTATAGCTTTATTTTTCTTTGTAGTTTCTTTAATATCTGCTAATAGTTCACCTTTTGGACTTAATAATTTACATTGGATGGTGATATTATTTCCATTAACTTTCGAAATTATACCTACTGGCCATTGACATCCTACACCTATAGTTTCAAGAATTGTTTTTTCAGCTAAAGCTTCTGTTCGTGAATCCTCATGATTTAATTTTGCAATAACATCATTATACTCTGAGTCTTTATGAGTCATAATAGCTAAAGCTCCTTGACCTGCAGGGGGTACAATATATGTTTCATCAAAAATTTCTTTCACATGGTCTTGTAATCCTAATCTATTAATTCCTGCTAGAGCCATTATTGTAGCATCATATTCTCCTTCTTCTACTTTACGAATACGTGTATCTACATTACCTCTCATAGGTTTTGTTTGGATTTTTTTTCCATGGTATTTACAGAAAGCTTCTCTTCTAACACTACTTGTACCTATTGTTGCATTTTCAGGTAATTCATCCCAACTATAATTAGAAATTAGAACTTCATTAATAGCTTCTCTTTTTGGAATTGCAGTTATAATGAGTTGGTCATTTAATTCACTAGGTAAATCTTTAAAACTATGTACTGAGAAATCTATTTCACCACTAATAAGTGCTTCATCTAATTCTTTTGTGAAAATACCTTTAGCATCAATATTATATAATTGTGAATCCTTAATTTTGTCGCCTGTTGTTTTAATGATTTTGGTTTCTATTTTTTTACCAGTAATTTCTTCCAGTGCATTTACCACAGTCTGAGTTTGTGTTGTGGCAAGTTTACTTCCTCGAGTACCAACTATCACTAAACATTCCCCCTATAGCTAATAATTTTTGTATCATAATTATTTTAATTATGTTATGAGAATAAATTTATATTCATTATTGTAAATGTAGTAAATTATTTTTTTACTCTTTATATCTATATATTCATTATATTTAATAAAGTTTTTAGCTTCTTTTTTTTATCATAGTGCATAGTTTTATTTTAAATATTTTTCAAATATTTATAGAATGTTTATTTATTTTAAATAGTTTTTTATTAATTTATTGTTTATTTCATTTTTTTATTATATTCACTTCTATAAATAATTTGAACAAGATCATAATCTAATTTAAGGGAATATGCTATAGCTTCTTCTAATTCTTCAAAATAATAACATGGCTTCTTGATATTATTATATAAATTATAACCAACACATCCTGTAAAAATGATACATGGTTCATCTAATGTTTTAATATATTTTAATAATTTATTTTCATTAATTTCCTCACAAGTTATACCATAATCACCACCGATAATTAGAATATAATTTGAGGAGTATTTTTTAATATTTGAAATGCATTTTTTTATAGATGTAGTGTTAAGTCCTGGATTAATATCCTCTAAAATAATTTTATTTTCAACAAACTTACATGATCCTCTGCCGGGTAGTGTTTTATTTTTATTTAAGTTTAATATAATTTCATTTAAAGGTATATTTAGAATTAAACCTGTCGCTATTGCAAAAAGAATGTTATGTACATAAAAATCAGTTAATGCAAAACAGGTTAATGTAATATCATTATTACAATGATGGAAATTAATTTCAGTATTTTTTATATCATAATTGATATAATTTGTATAAATATCTGATTTATTATCATTTAAACTAATAGTAGTTATTTCATTTTGTGTTATATCGGAATAATACATATCAAATGAAGTTTTATCACAAATCACATACTTTGAATTAAACACTGATTTTTTTTGCAATACTTGCTGTTTGAGTATTATGTGCTATTGGATAATTTTCAAGAATATTTGTTAAAATACCTATGTCTGTATTTGAAGTAACACCTAATGAAACTTCAAATATACAATAATCAATTTTATTTAATAAATTATACTCCTTTGCTTTATTAAGTGCAGTTATAATACTAGCGGGTGTAATGCTCAAAGAATCATCTAGAATAATACTTTCTTTGGGACTACTATATATTAAATTATGACTATTAAGAACAAGTATGTTTTTATTTCTTAAAACTTGTTTTATTAAATTTGTGGTAGTTGTTTTTCCTTTAACTCCTGTAACTTCAATTATTTTGGAATTCCAACCATATTTCATTTTATGCTTATTAAGTAAGTATCCAGTAAATTCATGATGTGTGTAATCACTATCAAATAATGAATTCATATGGATTGGGCTAATAATTGTAAACTCGGTTTGTTTATTATAAATATCTTGTTCTGATAAAAAAGTAACATGGTATTTTGATTCTAAATCTTTTTTTTCGTTATTATTAAGTTTATTATATGTATCATAGAAAAATAAGTTATTTTTAGTATATTTAGAATATTCTTTTAAAAGTATGAGACCACCATGATTTGCATCACTAATTAAAATATTTTGTTTCATGATTAAACACCTAAAAAAGAAAAAAGGATTTTTTTTATCCTACGATTAATTTATTGTTAACGGCATTATAGAAATTATTTTTAAATCTCACAAAATATGCTGCATTTTCTGATTTTTTAACAGTTATTTCATCTAAAAAATCAAATTCTTTGTTTAACATACCATCAAGAACTGCAACACCTTGTTTGTTTTCTTTCATAAATTTCACGGTTATAGTA encodes the following:
- the eif1A gene encoding translation initiation factor eIF-1A yields the protein MKKSNNNNKKNNHNNNPNGGENIRVRSPRKGEIPGVVEQILGHGKLKVRCNDKNIRLCRIPGKMKKRIWIREGDVVLVKPWDFQSNEKADVIWRYTRTEANYLERRGFLKI
- a CDS encoding orotate phosphoribosyltransferase-like protein, which translates into the protein MNSKLIEKATELRNKGLTTGEIADELNISKDTTQWLIMQMTTVNKTKQKPDDFAINWRTIGSSSARMQHISGALADLALEEETVDVVVGISVSGVPFATMMANLLDAELSVFHPIKHMKNESAQGALSNNFANIKNKTVVIVDDVITSGTTVTDAITVCKAHGAKPIAVTVLVDKKGINDLNNVPVKSLIKINKVG
- a CDS encoding Gfo/Idh/MocA family protein, whose amino-acid sequence is MKQTNVGVIGVGSMGYNHVRIYSELENANLVAISDMVRGTLDNVSKEFNTIGYVDFDNILQIDDIEAVNICVPTVFHHDVVMRAIEAGKNVLVEKPVASKLSEAEEMINAAEDAGVILATGHVERFNPAVRVAKRLLDEGAIGEVVTANSKRLGPYPPRIRDVGVAIDLAIHDIDIFNYLFESKADTVYANMSSKLKNCEFEDHAEIMTKYESGVLSILETNWLTPYKKRQLNITGLEGIISVDYGNQTVTLYQENNHVEHIKVENKEPLKEELRSFVNAVQTKKQPEVTGTDGYEALRIVDAAMKSAKDKTLIYL
- the hemC gene encoding hydroxymethylbilane synthase translates to MIVGTRGSKLATTQTQTVVNALEEITGKKIETKIIKTTGDKIKDSQLYNIDAKGIFTKELDEALISGEIDFSVHSFKDLPSELNDQLIITAIPKREAINEVLISNYSWDELPENATIGTSSVRREAFCKYHGKKIQTKPMRGNVDTRIRKVEEGEYDATIMALAGINRLGLQDHVKEIFDETYIVPPAGQGALAIMTHKDSEYNDVIAKLNHEDSRTEALAEKTILETIGVGCQWPVGIISKVNGNNITIQCKLLSPKGELLADIKETTKKNKAIDTAKAIGIKLREDTL
- a CDS encoding Mur ligase family protein, whose protein sequence is MKQNILISDANHGGLILLKEYSKYTKNNLFFYDTYNKLNNNEKKDLESKYHVTFLSEQDIYNKQTEFTIISPIHMNSLFDSDYTHHEFTGYLLNKHKMKYGWNSKIIEVTGVKGKTTTTNLIKQVLRNKNILVLNSHNLIYSSPKESIILDDSLSITPASIITALNKAKEYNLLNKIDYCIFEVSLGVTSNTDIGILTNILENYPIAHNTQTASIAKKISV